Proteins co-encoded in one Theileria equi strain WA chromosome 3, complete sequence genomic window:
- a CDS encoding proteasome subunit beta type 1, putative (encoded by transcript BEWA_005790A): protein MGDSDRGFNPYVNNGGTVVAATWKNYAVIAADTRLSIGYAIHTRNVSKMIKLTDTCILGTSGMQADMLALHSAMERQVELYRFTHHKTPSFGAIAQLLSTILYSRRFFPYYTFNILCGIDENGNGVVCSYDAIGNYNYEKYAAQGTSSSLITSIFDCQINGNNCLVKPEIKSLEDLVNIIKNALASAVERDIYTGDSAQVVICDGIVHEPVIMDLRID, encoded by the exons ATGGGAGATTCAGATCGTGGCTTTAATCCATACGTAAATAACGGAGG GACCGTAGTAGCTGCAACCTGGAAGAATTACGCCGTTATTGCAGCGGACACTCGATTATCCATAGGATATGCCATCCACACTCGCAACGTTTCGAAAATGATCAAACT AACCGACACTTGTATTCTCGGCACCTCTGGTATGCAAGCTGACATGCTGGCTCTTCATTCCGCCATGGAG CGTCAAGTTGAACTGTATCGCTTCACACATCACAAGACTCCCTCGTTTGGCGCTATAGCTCAGCTGCTGTCGACTATACTATACAGTCGCCGCTTTTTCCCATACTATACCTTTAACATTCTCTGCGgtattgatgaaaatg GTAACGGGGTTGTTTGCAGTTATGACGCCATTGGAAACTACAATTACGAAAAGTACGCGGCTCAAGGGACTAGCTCATCTCTTATCACATCAATTTTTGACTGCCAG ATTAATGGTAACAACTGTTTGGTTAAGCCAGAGATCAAATCCCTCGAGGATCTTGTaaatatcatcaaaaatgCTCTCGCATCTGCTGTAGAACGTGACATTTATACAG GTGACTCTGCTCAAGTTGTAATTTGCGATGGCATTGTGCACGAACCAGTAATCATGGATCTGCGCATTGATTAA
- a CDS encoding hypothetical protein (encoded by transcript BEWA_005800A), producing MTPPSTVTIDISQKPPEGQEETIYPPEESSDKVKLGKEELPLGSGFWKFTHKPPSEDSFTVAQVVFGSNTVSDIGVNPSDNIQHLSVWYWKGDQGMTNPLLAEVLKDGNYAYNYNKGGGTSWSPFDGNSRTIQLTGEYLEAKLDHLNCSLNRAVTITLTFQNSSSISDNLTNHGGNNTYCCRCEYHSDNDGHRKISVTLETVSCAHKSADCYKHTINSGGFRLAKIKYHITRGDGQWRRIKHSELAFPIEGQVEIYTFYSSQNPVLIYVDGGSTTGWYKKPTNGNTNDEQWEKVQDGLKDIAPEEIQNNCDNWNKLVGLLKEAGCGGLKECEERAKQQESTKATTEAPKGDLQQSVSSIQATHTTQEEAGSGEDDLGGPAVGNKTDTGNTEKALIVGVTTRDSTDSPSETTTASDSEQPTSRTPSTPAAITGAEIPIAGLLSWSTLGASSGTLAGSAATFFGGWKLYNRSRGDPWVRQI from the coding sequence ATGactcctccatctactGTTACCATAGACATAAGCCAGAAGCCTCCTGAGGGCCAAGAGGAAACCATATATCCTCCTGAGGAATCTTCTGACAAAGTTAAGCTGGGAAAGGAAGAGCTTCCTCTTGGCTCGGGCTTCTGGAAATTCACTCACAAGCCACCCAGTGAAGACTCTTTCACCGTAGCACAGGTTGTGTTTGGAAGTAATACAGTTTCAGACATAGGAGTTAATCCTAGTGATAATATCCAACACCTATCAGTATGGTACTGGAAGGGAGACCAGGGAATGACGAACCCTCTTCTCGCAGAAGTACTCAAAGATGGTAACTATGCTTACAACTATAACAAGGGAGGTGGTACTAGCTGGAGTCCATTTGATGGAAACTCTCGAACTATTCAACTCACAGGTGAGTATCTTGAGGCCAAACTTGATCACCTTAATTGTTCACTCAACCGAGCGGTTACAATTACTCTTACCTTTCAGAATTCTAGCAGTATTTCTGACAATCTTACTAATCATGGTGGAAATAATACATACTGTTGCCGTTGTGAATACCATAGTGATAATGATGGTCATCGGAAGATTTCTGTTACTCTTGAGACAGTTTCTTGCGCGCATAAAAGTGCCGATTGCTACAAACATACCATCAATTCTGGTGGATTCAGGCTAGCAAAGATTAAGTACCATATTACCCGTGGTGATGGACAATGGAGGCGTATAAAACATTCTGAGCTAGCCTTTCCCATAGAAGGTCAAGTAGAGATTTACACCTTTTACTCTAGTCAGAATCCAGTACTTATTTATGTTGATGGAGGCTCAACTACAGGGTGGTATAAGAAGCCTACTAATGGTAATACTAATGATGAACAGTGGGAAAAAGTCCAGGATGGACTCAAAGACATAGCACCGGAGGAGATTCAGAACAACTGCGACAACTGGAATAAACTTGTGGGTCTACTAAAGGAAGCTGGATGTGGAGGCTTGAAAGAATGTGAAGAACGTGCTAAACAGCAAGAATCTACTAAAGCTACTACTGAAGCACCGAAGGGTGATCTTCAACAATCTGTCTCATCTATCCAAGCTACTCATACTACTCAAGAAGAAGCTGGTAGTGGAGAAGATGACCTAGGAGGACCTGCTGTCGGTAATAAAACTGATACTGGTAATACTGAGAAGGCACTCATAGTAGGAGTTACTACTAGAGACTCTACTGATTCTCCTTCTGAAACTACTACTGCTTCTGATTCTGAACAACCTACTTCTAGAACTCCTTCTACTCCTGCTGCTATTACTGGTGCTGAAATTCCTATTGCTGGTCTACTATCATGGTCAACACTTGGAGCATCttctggtactcttgcaGGAAGTgctgcaacattttttggaggatggaaactttataatcgctcCAgaggagacccttgggttagacagatttga
- a CDS encoding cyclin domain-containing protein (encoded by transcript BEWA_005810A) — MRWNLSNGPETVGARGNMDECIASAAGEGFIKTLGAYLTKIVEESAPTIKCIISTFNSVNAPPVSDYLARIARYVHCSNECFVLALVYIDRIVKYHKDFTVSVVNIHRLLITAIMLAAKFSDDVYYSNSFYAQVGGIKVSEINVLEAQFLMLINYQLYVNATDYENCRRGVEISSARPYLSIAHPFSPIPTGPFQSQAHASVYSQDSLRSCSIRPGNTGARVVSHARPPVHKDRVVRKGVAFGASSVRNGDYAGSMRNVEPMRYNGYLHNGTDYNNYFPYPHAVNGYDSLNTFYYRSDSSMTSSTVASSGDYFDYSFGYDCHSNLCRSIRSKFDECEAFVNALESRYRDNLKRKCSPSVGNWNLQQQHLNLVQCSKVKRNTW, encoded by the coding sequence ATGAGGTGGAATTTATCTAATGGTCCTGAAACTGTAGGTGCACGTGGAAAcatggatgaatgtattGCTAGCGCTGCAGGTGAGGGTTTTATTAAAACCCTAGGTGCTtatttgacaaaaattGTGGAGGAATCAGCTCCAACAATAAAGTGTATCATTTCTACTTTTAATTCTGTTAATGCACCCCCGGTATCAGACTATTTGGCTAGAATTGCTCGCTACGTTCACTGCAGTAACGAATGTTTTGTTCTTGCGCTTGTTTACATTGATCGTATCGTTAAATACCATAAGGATTTTACGGTGTCTGTTGTTAACATTCACAGGCTTTTGATAACAGCCATTATGCTCGCTGCGAAGTTCAGCGATGATGTATACTATTCAAACAGTTTTTATGCCCAAGTTGGTGGTATAAAGGTGTCAGAAATTAATGTGCTAGAGGCTCAGTTCTTGATGCTTATTAATTACCAGCTGTATGTAAATGCTACGGACTATGAGAATTGCAGGAGGGGTGTGGAGATCTCCTCTGCTAGGCCCTATTTATCTATTGCTCATCCATTTTCTCCTATTCCTACAGGCCCCTTTCAGTCGCAAGCTCACGCCTCAGTGTACTCGCAGGACTCCTTAAGGTCTTGTTCCATTAGGCCTGGGAATACAGGTGCTAGGGTGGTTTCTCATGCGAGACCTCCTGTGCACAAGGATAGGGTTGTGCGCAAAGGTGTGGCTTTTGGAGCATCGTCTGTACGGAATGGTGATTATGCTGGCAGCATGAGAAATGTGGAACCTATGCGCTATAATGGGTATCTGCACAATGGGACAGATTATAACAATTATTTTCCCTATCCTCATGCCGTAAATGGCTATGATTCTCTGAATACCTTTTACTATAGAAGTGACTCTAGCATGACTAGCAGCACAGTTGCATCGTCTGGTGATTATTTTGATTACTCGTTTGGATACGACTGTCATTCTAATCTTTGCCGATCAATAAGAAGCAAGTTTGATGAGTGCGAAGCATTTGTAAATGCTTTAGAATCGAGATATCGCGATAATTTAAAGAGGAAGTGCTCACCTAGTGTGGGTAATTGGAATCTTCAACAACAGCATTTGAACCTTGTTCAGTGCAGCAAAGTTAAACGTAACACTTGGTGA
- a CDS encoding vacuolar ATP synthetase subunit, putative (encoded by transcript BEWA_005820A): MIKCDPHSAFFGLMGMVCAMVFSNLGAAYGTARSGVGVSSMGVMRPDLVMKSIVPVIMAGVLGIYGLIISIIICTSFGAPDKYSAFAGYSHLSAGLIVGLSGLAAGLSIGIVGDAGVRANAQQTRLFVGMILTLVFAETLALYGLIIGLVIVMQVPKDALCSSYLEG; the protein is encoded by the exons ATGATTAAGTGTGATCCGCATTCCGCCTTTTTTGGCCTCATGGGCATGGTATGTGCCATGGTATTCTCAA ACCTTGGCGCTGCCTATGGTACTGCAAGAAGCGGTGTAGGTGTTAGCAGTATGGGTGTTATGCGCCCAGATTTAGTGATGAAATCGATCGTACCAGTTATTATGGCTGGTGTCCTGGGTATCTACGGGCTCATTATTTCAATTATCATTTGCACCAGCT TTGGTGCCCCTGACAAGTATTCCGCCTTCGCTGGCTACTCTCACCTCTCAGCTGGTTTAATTGTGGGCCTCAGTGGTCTG GCTGCTGGACTTTCAATTGGTATCGTTGGTGATGCTGGTGTACGTGCCAACGCACAGCAGACACGTCTTTTTGTCGGTATGATTCTCACACTCGTCTTTGCCGAAACACTCGCACTTTACGGTCTCATTATCGGTCTCGTCATTGTCATGCAAGTACCAAAGGATGCACTCTGCTCGTCGTACTTGGAGGGATAA
- a CDS encoding 50S ribosomal protein L14, putative (encoded by transcript BEWA_005830A), which yields MDDKRLAGRLKSINLTKSQLPYKKYQKVVPKELRIGRLSNTWHVNTPDYTLNQSHSQWNRKLSHWRKQIYLWNDVSEADCELLSKATRNGDYKEFLSICNSIVKPALDQDLYKKLLNIGSDTGAPSLHPVIFKPEWFNGSITHNGFVTIDEKQFVNTAIEISKGYSGEFKENQVLQGLQRMSILKCGDTSGIIKGCIIGLGRNRHGTGKIGDRIKISIRDKTSACNVQIKTPRGIIIRRRKETCRKDGMVFKFDENAFAVIINNKLHGSRIKGPVLMETKHACKNLASHIF from the exons ATGGATGACAAGCGGCTAGCCGGTCGGTTAAAGAGCATAAATTTGACGAAATCACAGTTGCCGTACAAGAAATATCAAAAGGTCGTCCCAAAGGAGCTGAGAATTGGACGATTATCGAATACTTGGCACGTGAATACCCCGGATTATACGCTAAATCAAAGCCATTCTCAGTGGAATAGAAAGTTGAGCCACTGGAGGAAGCAAATATACCTCTGGAATGACGTTTCTGAGGCCGACTGTGAACTGCTCTCCAAGGCTACGAGAAATGGCGACTATAAAGAGTTTCTCTCAATATGCAACTCAATAGTAAAGCCAGCATTAGACCAAGATTTGTATAAAAAGTTGTTGAATATCGGCAGCGATACCGGAGCACCCAGCTTGCATCCAGTGATTTTCAAGCCTGAATGGTTCAACGGATCAATTACACATAACGGATTCGTTACAATTGATGAAAAGCAATTTGTGAATACCGCCATCGAGATTTCCAAGGGGTATAGCGGAGAATTTAAGGAAAA CCAAGTGCTTCAGGGACTCCAGAGGATGTCAATCCTAAAGTGCGGAGACACTAGCGGAATTATAAAGGGATGTATAATAGGTTTGGGCAGGAACCGTCACGGTACGGGTAAAATTGGCGATCGCATTAAAATTTCAATTAGAGACAAGACTTCGGCTTGTAACGTTCAGATAAAGACTCCTCGTGGCATTATCATTCGTAGACGAAAGGAGACTTGCCGTAAGGATGGCATGGTATTCAAGTTTGACGAAAATGCCTTCGCGGTGATTATAAACAATAAGCTCCATGGTTCTAGAATAAAGGGTCCAGTCTTGATGGAGACAAAGCATGCCTGCAAGAATTTGGCGTCACACATTTTTTAA
- a CDS encoding hypothetical protein (encoded by transcript BEWA_005840A), producing the protein MYATISIVAILTIRIVICINNNAGNTFSPLAMQGMYNFFHGMTPQESTPHIAVKIMPSKRFRISPSEMNSLLFTIKQEINHKVKELEEELYEHRYENERHLSTWALNKAPIYMPFHETTKLKTPKYPKTLNLAMKKLHKKLGEENKADDSKSKSHIADKAMEDKVESGKTNLIPHKAS; encoded by the exons ATGTACGCTACGATCAGTATAGTGGCCATTTTGACCATACGCATTGTCATTTGTATCAATAACAATGCTGGAAACACGTTTAGTCCCCTGGCTATGCAGGGAATGTACAACTTTTTTCACGGAATGACTCCACAAGAGAGCACACCGCATATCGCAGTCAAAATTATGCCGTCAAAGAGGTTTCGCATATCTCCTAGTGAGATGAACTCGCTGCTCTTTACCATAAAACAGGAGATCAACCACAAG GTCAAGGAGCTGGAAGAGGAGCTGTACGAGCATCGCTACGAGAATGAAAGACACCTTTCGACGTGGGCGCTCAACAAGGCTCCAATCTACATGCCATTCCACGAGACGACGAAGCTAAAGACCCCCAAGTATCCCAAAACACTAAATTTGGCGATGAAGAAACTACACAAGAAGCTCGGCGAGGAGAACAAGGCAGATGATTCCAAGAGCAAAAGTCACATAGCCGATAAAGCCATGGAAGATAAAGTGGAGTCCGGAAAAACGAATTTAATTCCCCATAAGGCCTCTTGA
- a CDS encoding arginyl-tRNA synthetase, putative (encoded by transcript BEWA_005850A), producing MRIIQNYVRDLLSSAIAKCSTAEIVQEFAKHPNVSVAKPKFGDYQWNDALSLFKLAKDSLTVGSPKELAELVKENIEKTAFSSVNVSPQGFLTFVFSKEWIEEEIKSLAINGVKPSKLLNGVKVGIDFSSPNIAKEMHVGHLRSTIIGDSIARILEFHGYEVFRINHLGDWGTQFGMLIEYMYEKYPDFLTSMPSISDLTKFYKEAKLRMDTDEEFKKKSRSRVVKLQSGDKDSRMVWKVICDLSMEAFNEIYKRLDIKFEVYGESFYNDFIPDVVKELKEKGIAEDSQGAIVVFTDVSPAPLMLVKSDGGYGYDTTDMACIRYRIQELKCDWVIYVTDVGQAEHFAKIFKAARDAGWADHENKRVRLDHVGFGMILNDFGEKFKTRSGETVKLVDLLDVAVERASAELEKRLQNQTEDDLDAQSDLKGVSETLGYGAVKYYDLNRSILSNYKFSFDSMLDPRGNTAVYLLYAYARICAIFRKSGINFEELDISALSVSHTTEIALAKCILKFPAVLDTILKDLAVNRLTEYLYDISCQFSAFYTQCKVVGDSEQNSRLILCHCTRMIMKTCFNLIGIKPLERI from the exons ATGAGA ATTATCCAAAATTATGTGCGCGACTTGCTTTCTTCAGCAATAGCAAAGTGCTCAACCGCTGAAATCGTCCAGGAGTTTGCCAAACATCCCAACGTATCAGTGGCCAAGCCAAAATTTGGCGACTACCAGT GGAATGATGCTCTATCGTTGTTCAAGCTGGCCAAAGACTCTCTCACCGTAGGAAGTCCAAAGGAACTCGCAGAGCTTGTCAAGGAGAACATTGAAAAAACTGCCTTCTCCTCAGTAAACGTCTCCCCTCAAG GGTTCCTAACCTTTGTATTTTCCAAGGAATGGATTGAGGAGGAAATTAAAAGTTTGGCCATCAATGGAGTCAAGCCATCAAAACTCTTGAATGG AGTTAAGGTTGGCATCGacttttcttctccaaacATAGCCAAGGAGATGCACGTTGGACATTTACGTTCGACCATCATAGGAGACTCCATAGCTCGCATATTGGAGTTTCATGGATACGAGGTCTTTAGAATTAACCATCTTGGTGATTGGGGAACCCAGTTTGGAATGCTCATCGAGTACATGTATGAG AAATACCCTGACTTTTTGACATCAATGCCGAGCATCAGCGATTTGacaaagttttacaaggaaGCAAAGCTCAGAATGGACACTGATGAAGAGTTCAAAAAAAAGAGTCGTAGCCGCGTTGTTAAACTACAATCTGGAGACAAGGATTCCCGAATGGTCTGGAAGGTCATCTGTGACCTAAGTATGGAGGCATTCAACGAAATATACAAACGACTTGACATCAAATTCGAAGTGTACGGTGAATCATTCTATAATGACTTTATACCTGACGTTGTAAAGGAACTCAAAGAGAAGGGTATAGCTGAGGATTCTCAGGGTGCTATTGTCGTATTCACCGATGTCAGTCCTGCCCCTCTTATGCTTGTCAAGAGTGATGGTGGTTATGGATATGACACTACTGATATGGCATGCATTCGCTATAGGATTCAGGAACTTAAATGTGACTGGGTCATCTATGTCACCGATGTTGGACAAGCTGAACATTTCGCAAAGATTTTCAAGGCAGCAAGAGATGCTGGCTGGGCTGATCATGAAAATAAGAGGGTAAGACTCGATCACGTTGGTTTTGGAATGATCCTCAATGACTTTGGAGAAAAGTTCAAGACACGCTCCGGAGAAACAGTAAAACTCGTTGACTTACTTGATGTAGCTGTTGAAAGGGCTAGCGCTGAACTAGAAAAGAGACTTCAAAACCAAACAGAGGATGATTTAG ACGCTCAATCTGATCTAAAGGGTGTATCTGAAACGCTAGGATACGGTGCAGTAAAGTATTATGATCTTAATCGCTCCATTTTGAGCAATTACAAGTTCTCATTCGACTCCATGCTTGACCCAAGGGGAAATACTGCCGTATATTTACTGTACGCATACGCGCGTATTTGTGCGATTTTCAGAAAATCTGGAATTAACTTTGAGGAATTGGACATTAGTGCACTGTCTGTTAGCCACACAACTGAAATTGCACTCGCAAAGTGTATCCTAAAGTTCCCGGCCGTTCTAGACACAATTTTGAAAGACCTAGCCGTCAACAG GCTAACCGAGTATCTTTATGACATTAGCTGTCAATTTTCTGCCTTTTATACACAATGTAAAGTCGTCGGAGACAGTGAGCAAAACTCCAGGCTCATTCTGTGCCACTGCACAAGGATGATTATGAAG ACTTGCTTCAATCTCATTGGAATAAAGCCACTTGAGCGTATTTAG
- a CDS encoding hypothetical protein (encoded by transcript BEWA_005860A) — protein sequence MDWNYERYGFEIFPYCSVFDEPVTVKKVSNAERYRSYFEYKTLEGMNPLDILHRSRYKCTIIEALNRLGYNVYSYDHQSHGFSEAKTESRCHVSSYNDYIYDLLQFVSIVKRDKFGDTSQAWDDTTAIASHETNRKIILMGYSLGGNMAIRAVQKFYKEIKNPKAKFVDGLIGLSTMLNVDPYLDRWYKKIARPFEEGIAWMDPKSKSPYQYPYDIALHFERFADYHTDMLYYSNTFTRRARMIPFSACRKVMEGKRTKFYPKDLPTLFVHISNDNHCDVKGPRKMVNKKLKESKVAKLVEWKGCGHHMVAIQIVPILVPLLEKWLNGHFSEMNGERPLQVPSSVKEDSAVLAQKKLRNVAPK from the coding sequence ATGGACTGGAACTATGAACGTTATGGCTTCGAGATATTTCCCTACTGCAGTGTTTTTGATGAACCAGTAACTGTCAAAAAGGTATCCAATGCAGAACGCTACAGATCTTACTTTGAGTACAAGACCCTGGAAGGAATGAATCCGCTAGACATTCTTCACAGGTCTCGGTACAAGTGCACAATCATAGAGGCTCTTAACAGGCTCGGTTACAATGTCTATAGTTATGACCATCAATCACATGGTTTCTCCGAGGCAAAGACTGAAAGCAGATGTCATGTCAGTAGCTACAATGATTACATTTATGATTTACTTCAGTTTGTGAGTATAGTGAAAAGagataaatttggagataCTTCTCAGGCCTGGGATGATACCACGGCAATAGCTAGTCATGAGACGAATAGAAAGATCATACTCATGGGTTATTCACTGGGAGGAAATATGGCGATAAGAGCTgtgcaaaagttttacaaggagATAAAGAATCCAAAAGCTAAATTTGTAGATGGTCTAATTGGTCTTTCTACCATGCTTAATGTTGATCCATATTTGGATAGATGGTACAAGAAGATAGCAAGGCCATTTGAAGAGGGTATCGCCTGGATGGATCCAAAATCAAAGAGCCCATACCAATATCCATATGACATTGCTCTCCattttgaaagatttgCCGATTATCATACTGATATGCTCTACTATAGTAATACATTCACTAGACGTGCGCGCATGATCCCTTTTAGTGCATGCAGAAAGGTTATGGAGGGGAAAAGAACCAAGTTTTATCCCAAAGATTTACCAACATTATTTGTCCATATCAGCAATGATAACCACTGTGATGTAAAGGgtccaaggaagatggtTAATaagaaactcaaggaaAGTAAGGTTGCGAAACTCGTAGAATGGAAGGGATGTGGACATCATATGGTTGCCATTCAGATTGTCCCTATTTTGGTACCACTGCTGGAGAAGTGGCTAAATGGACACTTTTCAGAGATGAATGGAGAGAGACCATTACAAGTTCCCTCTAGTGTTAAAGAGGACTCAGCAGTGCTCGCCCAGAAGAAACTCCGTAATGTTGCACCTAAATAA
- a CDS encoding hypothetical protein (encoded by transcript BEWA_005870A), protein MGDSTQKGAMFMAGLTLLQSLRVALTGAKFALDRFKIPQQHASSFINMVHNPMELATFTGMAIMTSLSFAPSLKNSFKWFAIFTNIALCCSFILLLFAFTSGGSLGNLTFYYWAIVFSSFVYGLNVACVMNVGSDHASFFNVGIPVSGIQVCIYYYIFTKLAERYNFSNVSYWIIFWQLIIAILISAVSAIVWAIGQADGSSGSGSPGPGAVSPILMGVVGMGGIYAFYPAIAPYKLTDVGTGYNIDLVVLFASAVPGIVIAILCLNTKGPNTEWKNGNTAAWNYIWILAIPHITAMILCLCTLHYPGSRLASSIKSSGLKVGIITVTLKFCEEFLKAVSYAGGGAYGGTISAVNAFTSQGLMIILAFTGDGYLKTYSKYEHDRSKWPTKDYGFFKSIWFWTWNGMKVACKSVKSSFTKNVRCKVLGKSEALLIVYADEEF, encoded by the coding sequence ATGGGAGACTCCACTCAGAAaggcgccatgtttatggcagggctgactctgttgcagtctctccgtgtggctttaactggagcaaagtttgcacttgatagatttaaaattcctcaacaacatgccagttcgttcattaacatggtccataatcctatggaacttgcaacgtttactggaatGGCTATTATGACCAGTCTCTCATTTGCACCCAGCCTTAAGAATTCTTTTAAGTGGTTTGCCATATTTACTAACATAGCACTGTGCTGTTCATTCATCCTACTCCTCTTTGCATTTACATCTGGAGGCTCGTTGGGTAATCTCACCTTTTACTACTGGGCTATCGTCTTCAGTTCATTTGTTTATGGACTTAACGTGGCTTGTGTAATGAATGTGGGAAGTGACCATGCTTCCTTCTTCAATGTAGGAATTCCTGTTTCTGGTATTCAAGTTTGCATTTACTACTATATCTTCACTAAGTTGGCTGAGAGGTAtaacttttcaaatgtCAGCTACTGGATCATATTTTGGCAGCTTATCATTGCAATATTGATATCTGCAGTATCTGCCATAGTGTGGGCTATTGGTCAAGCTGATGGTAGTAGTGGTAGTGGTTCTCCTGGTCCTGGTGCTGTCTCTCCAATTCTAATGGGAGTGGTTGGAATGGGTGGTATCTATGCTTTTTATCCTGCCATTGCCCCTTATAAGTTGACTGATGTTGGCACTGGGTACAACATCGATCTCGTTGTCTTATTCGCTAGCGCCGTTCCAGGTATCGTTATTGCTATTTTATGCCTCAACACAAAAGGTCCAAATActgaatggaagaatggtaatACGGCTGCGTGGAATTATATTTGGATTCTGGCAATTCCACACATCACCGCTATGATCTTGTGTTTGTGCACACTTCATTACCCTGGTAGTAGACTAGCTAGTTCTATAAAGAGTAGTGGTTTAAAAGTTGGAATCATTACTGTGAcattaaagttttgtgaggAATTTCTCAAGGCAGTTTCATATGCTGGAGGTGGTGCATACGGAGGTACTATTTCGGCTGTTAATGCGTTTACATCtcaaggtttaatgatcatATTGGCTTTTACCGGAGACGGCTATCTTAAGAcctattccaagtatgagcatgatcggagtaaatggcctactaaaGACTATGGCTTCTTTAAGTCCATCTGGTTTTGGACAtggaatggaatgaaggtGGCCTGCAAGAGTGTTAAGTCCTCttttaccaagaatgttagatgCAAGgttttgggtaaatcagaggcCTTACTTATCGTCTATGcagatgaggaattttaa